A single window of Gossypium hirsutum isolate 1008001.06 chromosome A10, Gossypium_hirsutum_v2.1, whole genome shotgun sequence DNA harbors:
- the LOC107915107 gene encoding probable xyloglucan galactosyltransferase GT14 isoform X2, with translation MKKYECLTNDSLVASAIFAPYYAGLDLRRYLWGFNTSMRDSSGLDLINWLKQKPQWKTMWGKDHFLVSSRIARDFRRKSNRKSDWGSNFRFLPEFKNLLMLTIESGPWKNDIAVPYPTSFHPSSDDQVLQWQNLMRTQNRPYLFSFAGASRTRQKNSTRKEIIRHCQSSNKLCKLLDCNSVGHECDDPLKLMNLFRSSIFCLQPPGDSLTRRSTFDSILAGCIPVFFHPGSAYTQYLWYLPKNYSNYSVFISANDLKLGKVRIEEKLVTVSKDEVASMREEVIRLIPRIIYGDRRSGLESVEDDAFDLAIEGVLKRVDRLRGSDL, from the coding sequence ATGAAGAAATACGAGTGTTTAACTAATGATTCACTCGTTGCTTCGGCCATTTTCGCCCCGTATTATGCTGGTTTGGATCTTCGTCGCTATCTATGGGGTTTCAATACTTCCATGAGAGATTCCTCGGGTCTCGATTTGATTAATTGGCTTAAACAAAAACCCCAATGGAAAACGATGTGGGGTAAAGATCATTTCTTGGTTTCCAGCAGGATTGCTCGTGATTTCAGGAGAAAATCCAACAGGAAATCCGACTGGGGAAGCAACTTCAGATTCTTACCAGAATTTAAGAACTTGTTGATGTTAACAATCGAATCAGGTCCTTGGAAAAACGACATAGCTGTTCCATACCCGACTAGCTTCCACCCTTCAAGTGATGATCAAGTTCTTCAATGGCAGAATCTGATGAGAACCCAAAACAGGCCCTACTTATTCTCTTTCGCAGGTGCCTCAAGGACCCGACAAAAGAATTCAACAAGGAAGGAAATCATCCGCCATTGCCAATCTTCAAACAAGCTCTGCAAATTACTTGACTGTAACTCAGTAGGACATGAATGTGATGATCCTTTGAAGTTGATGAACTTGTTTCGAAGCTCAATCTTCTGTTTACAACCACCAGGGGATTCATTAACGAGAAGATCAACATTTGATTCCATTTTAGCTGGTTGTATCCCTGTGTTCTTCCATCCAGGGAGTGCTTACACACAATATTTATGGTATTTGCCCAAGAATTACTCCAACTATTCTGTGTTTATATCGGCGAATGATTTGAAACTTGGAAAAGTTAGAATCGAGGAGAAATTGGTTACGGTCTCCAAGGATGAAGTAGCGTCGATGAGAGAAGAGGTCATAAGATTGATTCCGAGGATTATTTATGGGGATCGACGGTCTGGATTGGAGAGTGTTGAAGATGATGCATTTGATTTGGCAATCGAAGGAGTTTTGAAACGAGTAGATAGATTAAGGGGAAGTGACCTTTGA
- the LOC107915107 gene encoding probable xyloglucan galactosyltransferase GT14 isoform X1, with product MRFNQDLLTNCQVLTRSIDKTSMCEYVQNSGFGPQIISSEASDLWNSNWFWTNQFMLEVIFHDRMKKYECLTNDSLVASAIFAPYYAGLDLRRYLWGFNTSMRDSSGLDLINWLKQKPQWKTMWGKDHFLVSSRIARDFRRKSNRKSDWGSNFRFLPEFKNLLMLTIESGPWKNDIAVPYPTSFHPSSDDQVLQWQNLMRTQNRPYLFSFAGASRTRQKNSTRKEIIRHCQSSNKLCKLLDCNSVGHECDDPLKLMNLFRSSIFCLQPPGDSLTRRSTFDSILAGCIPVFFHPGSAYTQYLWYLPKNYSNYSVFISANDLKLGKVRIEEKLVTVSKDEVASMREEVIRLIPRIIYGDRRSGLESVEDDAFDLAIEGVLKRVDRLRGSDL from the coding sequence ATGCGATTCAATCAAGATTTGCTCACCAACTGTCAGGTTCTTACAAGGTCCATTGATAAAACCAGTATGTGTGAATATGTACAAAATTCTGGTTTTGGTCCTCAGATTATAAGCTCTGAGGCTTCGGATTTATGGAACAGCAATTGGTTTTGGACGAATCAATTCATGTTAGAAGTTATTTTCCATGACAGGATGAAGAAATACGAGTGTTTAACTAATGATTCACTCGTTGCTTCGGCCATTTTCGCCCCGTATTATGCTGGTTTGGATCTTCGTCGCTATCTATGGGGTTTCAATACTTCCATGAGAGATTCCTCGGGTCTCGATTTGATTAATTGGCTTAAACAAAAACCCCAATGGAAAACGATGTGGGGTAAAGATCATTTCTTGGTTTCCAGCAGGATTGCTCGTGATTTCAGGAGAAAATCCAACAGGAAATCCGACTGGGGAAGCAACTTCAGATTCTTACCAGAATTTAAGAACTTGTTGATGTTAACAATCGAATCAGGTCCTTGGAAAAACGACATAGCTGTTCCATACCCGACTAGCTTCCACCCTTCAAGTGATGATCAAGTTCTTCAATGGCAGAATCTGATGAGAACCCAAAACAGGCCCTACTTATTCTCTTTCGCAGGTGCCTCAAGGACCCGACAAAAGAATTCAACAAGGAAGGAAATCATCCGCCATTGCCAATCTTCAAACAAGCTCTGCAAATTACTTGACTGTAACTCAGTAGGACATGAATGTGATGATCCTTTGAAGTTGATGAACTTGTTTCGAAGCTCAATCTTCTGTTTACAACCACCAGGGGATTCATTAACGAGAAGATCAACATTTGATTCCATTTTAGCTGGTTGTATCCCTGTGTTCTTCCATCCAGGGAGTGCTTACACACAATATTTATGGTATTTGCCCAAGAATTACTCCAACTATTCTGTGTTTATATCGGCGAATGATTTGAAACTTGGAAAAGTTAGAATCGAGGAGAAATTGGTTACGGTCTCCAAGGATGAAGTAGCGTCGATGAGAGAAGAGGTCATAAGATTGATTCCGAGGATTATTTATGGGGATCGACGGTCTGGATTGGAGAGTGTTGAAGATGATGCATTTGATTTGGCAATCGAAGGAGTTTTGAAACGAGTAGATAGATTAAGGGGAAGTGACCTTTGA